The following are encoded in a window of Salmo trutta chromosome 27, fSalTru1.1, whole genome shotgun sequence genomic DNA:
- the si:ch211-12e13.1 gene encoding uncharacterized protein si:ch211-12e13.1 isoform X1: MWCLTVIRGFQVLPTFFSDMYSELLSKDRGICTFAIAMSKVKLPSPSLTAGKLIALDNVAVRFVLGLWFDFIIIISNNTLPYKDGCLFVHVWTNYILCAVLFSLRFNKDLLRRFCSAAGYGWDYPDIEFRDIPLCYPETLCLRMFDILISAEKFRLSPLGLVRVRQSLRTWQPIDELKKGPFKLQARVLEYRVVEDGVEVDISLTAISRTDQPVWESVLTMLSQDRGRTPNTQPKPEWYDGHMDTSEPDDVKAVDINVPWTTGLKFVWAFSDYSPHCLLTLPAKLLGYRCTQTPSLWMLSKCLAEIEKHKGVDAIRAPISVTTQFKEPLLVPGKVTIKFCESVGVQSKCVSFQMERYERKIPHITGQICRTTVEDVN, translated from the exons ATGTGGTGTTTGACAGTCATCAGAGGATTCCAAGTTTTGCCTACCTTTTTCTCAGATATGTATTCAGAGCTCTTGTCAAAAGACAGGGGCATTTGTACTTTTGCGATAGCGATGTCAAAGGTGAAGTTGCCTTCACCATCTTTAACTGCAGGTAAACTGATTGCGCTTGACAATGTAGCAGTCCGATTTGTTTTAGGGCTATGGTTTGATTTCATTATAATCATTTCAAACAACACACTGCCTTACAAAGATGGTTGTTTATTTGTTCACGTTTGGACCAATTATATCCTATGTGCTGTACTTTTTTCTCTAAGGTTCAACAAGGATCTACTGAGGAGGTTCTGTAGTGCAGCTGGATATGGCTGGGACTACCCAGACATTGAGTTCAGGGATATACCTCTGTGTTACCCAGAGACCCTCTGTCTGCGAATGTTTGACATATTAATATCTGCCGAGAAGTTCAGATTGAGCCCTCTGG GTCTAGTCCGGGTACGTCAGAGTTTGAGAACATGGCAGCCAATAGATGAGCTGAAGAAGGGACCCTTCAAGTTGCAGGCTCGTGTGTTAGAGTACAGGGTCGTTGAAGATGGGGTGGAGGTTGACATTTCTCTAACTGCCATTTCACGCACTGACCAGCCAGTATGGGAGAGTGTTTTGACAATGCTCTCCCAGGACAGAGGCCGAACACCAAACACACAACCTAaacctgagtggtatgatg GTCACATGGACACATCAGAGCCAGATGACGTGAAGGCGGTGGACATCAATGTTCCCTGGACTACAGGACTGAAGTTTGTGTGGGCTTTCTCTGACTACTCTCCACATTGTCTCCTAACTCTTCCTGCTAAACTCTTGGGCTACAGATGTACCCAAACTCCTAGTCTATGGATGCTGTCTAAATGCTTGGCTGAAATTGAAAAGCACAAAG GAGTTGATGCCATTAGAGCCCCCATCTCTGTCACCACCCAGTTCAAGGAACCATTATTGGTACCAGGAAAAGTGACCATCAAATTTTGTGAGAGTGTGGGAGTGCAGTCCAAATGTGTTAGCTTCCAAATGGAGCGATACGAGAGGAAGATACCTCACATCACGGGACAAATCTGCAGGACTactgtagaggatgtgaactga
- the si:ch211-12e13.1 gene encoding uncharacterized protein si:ch211-12e13.1 isoform X2 has product MENIMTNVFIAGLPACAIYFLYANIYCSYKLLKDNVVFDSHQRIPSFAYLFLRYVFRALVKRQGHLYFCDSDVKGEVAFTIFNCRFNKDLLRRFCSAAGYGWDYPDIEFRDIPLCYPETLCLRMFDILISAEKFRLSPLGLVRVRQSLRTWQPIDELKKGPFKLQARVLEYRVVEDGVEVDISLTAISRTDQPVWESVLTMLSQDRGRTPNTQPKPEWYDGHMDTSEPDDVKAVDINVPWTTGLKFVWAFSDYSPHCLLTLPAKLLGYRCTQTPSLWMLSKCLAEIEKHKGVDAIRAPISVTTQFKEPLLVPGKVTIKFCESVGVQSKCVSFQMERYERKIPHITGQICRTTVEDVN; this is encoded by the exons ATGGAAAATATTATGACTAATGTTTTCATTGCTGGGCTCCCAGCGTGTGCCATATATTTTCTTTACGCCAACATTTATTGCTCTTATAAACTACTGAAAGATAATGTGGTGTTTGACAGTCATCAGAGGATTCCAAGTTTTGCCTACCTTTTTCTCAGATATGTATTCAGAGCTCTTGTCAAAAGACAGGGGCATTTGTACTTTTGCGATAGCGATGTCAAAGGTGAAGTTGCCTTCACCATCTTTAACTGCAG GTTCAACAAGGATCTACTGAGGAGGTTCTGTAGTGCAGCTGGATATGGCTGGGACTACCCAGACATTGAGTTCAGGGATATACCTCTGTGTTACCCAGAGACCCTCTGTCTGCGAATGTTTGACATATTAATATCTGCCGAGAAGTTCAGATTGAGCCCTCTGG GTCTAGTCCGGGTACGTCAGAGTTTGAGAACATGGCAGCCAATAGATGAGCTGAAGAAGGGACCCTTCAAGTTGCAGGCTCGTGTGTTAGAGTACAGGGTCGTTGAAGATGGGGTGGAGGTTGACATTTCTCTAACTGCCATTTCACGCACTGACCAGCCAGTATGGGAGAGTGTTTTGACAATGCTCTCCCAGGACAGAGGCCGAACACCAAACACACAACCTAaacctgagtggtatgatg GTCACATGGACACATCAGAGCCAGATGACGTGAAGGCGGTGGACATCAATGTTCCCTGGACTACAGGACTGAAGTTTGTGTGGGCTTTCTCTGACTACTCTCCACATTGTCTCCTAACTCTTCCTGCTAAACTCTTGGGCTACAGATGTACCCAAACTCCTAGTCTATGGATGCTGTCTAAATGCTTGGCTGAAATTGAAAAGCACAAAG GAGTTGATGCCATTAGAGCCCCCATCTCTGTCACCACCCAGTTCAAGGAACCATTATTGGTACCAGGAAAAGTGACCATCAAATTTTGTGAGAGTGTGGGAGTGCAGTCCAAATGTGTTAGCTTCCAAATGGAGCGATACGAGAGGAAGATACCTCACATCACGGGACAAATCTGCAGGACTactgtagaggatgtgaactga
- the si:ch211-12e13.1 gene encoding uncharacterized protein si:ch211-12e13.1 isoform X3, protein MFDILISAEKFRLSPLGLVRVRQSLRTWQPIDELKKGPFKLQARVLEYRVVEDGVEVDISLTAISRTDQPVWESVLTMLSQDRGRTPNTQPKPEWYDGHMDTSEPDDVKAVDINVPWTTGLKFVWAFSDYSPHCLLTLPAKLLGYRCTQTPSLWMLSKCLAEIEKHKGVDAIRAPISVTTQFKEPLLVPGKVTIKFCESVGVQSKCVSFQMERYERKIPHITGQICRTTVEDVN, encoded by the exons ATGTTTGACATATTAATATCTGCCGAGAAGTTCAGATTGAGCCCTCTGG GTCTAGTCCGGGTACGTCAGAGTTTGAGAACATGGCAGCCAATAGATGAGCTGAAGAAGGGACCCTTCAAGTTGCAGGCTCGTGTGTTAGAGTACAGGGTCGTTGAAGATGGGGTGGAGGTTGACATTTCTCTAACTGCCATTTCACGCACTGACCAGCCAGTATGGGAGAGTGTTTTGACAATGCTCTCCCAGGACAGAGGCCGAACACCAAACACACAACCTAaacctgagtggtatgatg GTCACATGGACACATCAGAGCCAGATGACGTGAAGGCGGTGGACATCAATGTTCCCTGGACTACAGGACTGAAGTTTGTGTGGGCTTTCTCTGACTACTCTCCACATTGTCTCCTAACTCTTCCTGCTAAACTCTTGGGCTACAGATGTACCCAAACTCCTAGTCTATGGATGCTGTCTAAATGCTTGGCTGAAATTGAAAAGCACAAAG GAGTTGATGCCATTAGAGCCCCCATCTCTGTCACCACCCAGTTCAAGGAACCATTATTGGTACCAGGAAAAGTGACCATCAAATTTTGTGAGAGTGTGGGAGTGCAGTCCAAATGTGTTAGCTTCCAAATGGAGCGATACGAGAGGAAGATACCTCACATCACGGGACAAATCTGCAGGACTactgtagaggatgtgaactga
- the susd1 gene encoding sushi domain-containing protein 1: MYWRTALVILAFLTLAITEMRVTGQTLDVCATCHPNATCEEKVDGTGKACNCMYGFVGNGRTYCQDKNECQIGANKICGQHTACHNTYGSYYCTCLAGYSPSNNMAIFIPNDGTRCQDINECRVQGICGEGGKCTNMQGYFNCLCQVGYQVHNGAEPFHPHQDKALCKAIDCGQPPSALNAVQLSATGTRYGSVATFGCSEGFFWKSGENSSVCGAESVWKGPSLVCEEVDCGLPPALPHSVMLWDQSTRIGSEVLYQCNSGYYNVGEGNVSVCTASGQWDKSALLCAEITCGDPPILPHTGQVWNGSTNPGSTVLFYCKGGFYREGGGNISQCTKDGYWTKATLSCKEVDCSSPPALPHSVMLWDQSTRIGSEVLYQCNSGYYNVGEGNVSVCTANGQWDKSALLCAEITCGDPPMLPHTGQVWNGSTNPGSTVLFYCKEGFYREGGGNISYCTEKGFWTKATLSCKEIMCGGPPILPHTGQVWNGSTNPGSTVLFYCKEGFHRERGGDISQCTKDGNWTKATLLCKAIDCGQPPSALNAVQLSATGTRYGSVATFGCSEGFFWKSGENSSVCGAESVWKGPSLVCEEVDCGLPPALPHSVMLWDQSTRIGSEVLYQCNSGYYNVGEGNVSVCTANGQWDQTSFLCEEIDCGEPVFISHSKILWDRTSLIGSVVYYQCVEGYYPTSGKCYTECGENGLWEDIELQCEELNCGAPLTLPHTNMLWDNTTVLGSVIEYVCKDGFYQEGGCSLSTCTSSGQWGIVSIICKATCGPAPALVNTEVVLQNTSVVFHRCLEGFHSWRGRNTSVCDITGKWQAATMRCREIKPAISDLVVFNEKCLRWKADKYEEDTENYRIAFVGFRAYQRSFHDKRKKLLSSTSDHPEICLNLLPVTNYTISITALSARFTSTLTTNTSLQVPQAPEILYREIEAPFPTLWLRRSVNTLDPISFYQVFVLPLEGTLVFDCSSPKTPDFSSQRKPHGQYITAQLHLRDIGKEMNLTLGDGHYYGGFYNAPLQNGRDYYVILRAVSQWGGAFKHSCVIWAKVRDISYIMKVSSLFAGGSIGVFALGIFLGHCYTWFCKKTRQSS, translated from the exons ATGTATTGGAGAACAGCACTTGTGATCTTGGCCTTTCTTACTCTTGCCATTACAG AAATGCGAGTGACTGGTCAAACGTTGGATGTGTGTGCCACTTGTCACCCTAACGCCACCTGTGAGGAGAAGGTGGATGGTACCGGCAAAGCCTGTAACTGCATGTATGGCTTTGTTGGTAATGGAAGAACTTACTGTCAAG ACAAAAATGAATGTCAGATAGGAGCCAATAAGATCTGTGGGCAGCATACTGCCTGCCATAACACCTATGGAAGCTACTACTGCACCTGCCTGGCAGGATACAGCCCTTCCAACAACATGGCCATCTTCATCCCCAATGATGGAACCCGCTGTCAGG ACATTAATGAGTGTAGAGTCCAAGGGATCTGTGGTGAGGGGGGAAAGTGCACGAACATGCAGGGGTATTTTAACTGCCTCTGCCAAGTCGGATACCAGGTTCACAATGGAGCAGAGCCATTCCACCCACACCAGGACAAGGCCTTGTGCAAAG CCATTGATTGTGGGCAGCCTCCCTCGGCTCTGAATGCAGTCCAGCTGTCAGCCACAGGAACACGTTACGGCAGCGTGGCTACATTTGGCTGCTCTGAGGGATTCTTCTGGAAAAGCGGGGAAAACTCCTCCGTTTGTGGGGCAGAAAGTGTGTGGAAGGGCCCAAGTCTTGTTTGTGAAG AGGTTGACTGTGGCTTGCCCCCTGCCCTCCCTCACTCAGTAATGTTGTGGGATCAGAGCACCAGGATAGGCTCTGAGGTGCTTTATCAGTGTAACTCTGGATATTACAATGTGGGAGAGGGAAATGTATCAGTATGCACTGCCAGTGGACAGTGGGACAAGTCAGCTTTGCTATGTGCAG AGATAACGTGTGGTGATCCCCCTATACTGCCCCACACTGGACAGGTGTGGAATGGCAGCACAAACCCTGGCAGCACTGTGCTGTTTTACTGTAAAGGAGGGTTttatagagagggaggggggaatatTTCCCAATGCACTAAAGACGGTTACTGGACAAAGGCAACGTTGTCATGTAAAG AGGTTGACTGTAGTTCTCCCCCTGCCCTCCCTCACTCAGTAATGTTGTGGGATCAGAGCACCAGGATAGGCTCTGAGGTGCTTTATCAGTGTAACTCTGGATATTACAATGTGGGAGAGGGAAATGTATCAGTATGCACTGCCAATGGACAGTGGGACAAGTCAGCTTTGCTATGTGCAG AGATAACGTGTGGTGATCCCCCTATGCTGCCCCACACTGGACAGGTGTGGAATGGCAGCACAAACCCTGGCAGCACTGTGCTGTTTTATTGTAAAGAGGGATTttatagagagggaggggggaatatTTCCTACTGTACAGAAAAGGGTTTCTGGACAAAGGCAACATTAtcatgcaaag AAATAATGTGTGGTGGTCCCCCAATACTGCCCCACACTGGACAGGTGTGGAATGGCAGCACAAACCCTGGCAGCACTGTGCTGTTTTACTGTAAAGAGGGATttcatagagagagggggggagatatTTCCCAATGCACTAAAGACGGTAACTGGACAAAGGCAACATTGTTATGTAAAG CCATTGATTGTGGGCAGCCTCCCTCGGCTCTGAATGCAGTCCAGCTGTCAGCCACAGGAACACGTTACGGCAGCGTGGCTACATTTGGCTGCTCTGAGGGATTCTTCTGGAAAAGCGGGGAGAACTCCTCCGTTTGTGGGGCAGAAAGTGTGTGGAAGGGCCCAAGTCTTGTTTGTGAAG AGGTTGACTGTGGCTTGCCCCCTGCCCTCCCTCACTCAGTAATGTTGTGGGATCAGAGCACCAGGATAGGCTCTGAGGTGCTTTATCAGTGTAACTCTGGATATTACAATGTGGGAGAGGGAAATGTATCAGTATGCACTGCCAATGGACAGTGGGACCAGACATCTTTTCTATGTGAAG AGATTGACTGTGGGGAGCCAGTGTTTATATCCCATTCTAAGATTCTATGGGACCGGACATCGTTGATTGGTAGTGTGGTTTATTACCAATGTGTTGAAGGATATTACCCCACGAGTGGGAAATGTTATACTGAGTGTGGAGAGAATGGACTTTGGGAGGATATAGAACTTCAATGTGAAG AGTTAAACTGTGGGGCTCCACTAACCCTTCCCCATACTAACATGCTGTGGGACAATACAACTGTCCTGGGCAGTGTGATTGAGTATGTATGTAAGGATGGATTTTACCAGGAGGGAGGATGTAGTCTCTCAACATGTACATCATCAGGACAGTGGGGAATTGTTTCAATAATATGCAAAG CTACATGTGGACCGGCCCCTGCTCTGGTCAACACAGAGGTGGTGTTGCAGAACACAAGTGTTGTGTTCCATCGTTGTCTGGAAGGATTCCACAGCTGGAGAGGAAGAAACACCTCTGTTTGTGACATCACTGGGAAGTGGCAAGCTGCCACAATGCGATGCAGAG AAATCAAGCCTGCCATCAGTGACTTGGTTGTCTTTAATGAAAAATGTTTGCGTTGGAAAGCAGACAAGTATGAAGAAGACACAGAGAATTACAGA ATAGCATTTGTGGGATTCAGGGCCTATCAAAGGTCATTCCATGACAAGAGGAAGAAGCTCCTCAGCTCCACATCAGACCACCCTGAGATCTGCCTGAACCTGCTGCCTGTTACCAACTACACCATCAGCATCACTGCACTGTCTGCCAGGTTCACCTCCACACTCACAACAAACACCAGCCTACAAG TGCCTCAAGCCCCAGAGATTTTATACAGGGAAATTGAGGCTCCATTTCCCACTTTGTGGCTACGCAGATCAGTTAACACTCTGGACCCAATTAG TTTCTACCAGGTGTTTGTGTTGCCACTGGAGGGGACTCTTGTGTTTGACTGCAGCTCTCCGAAGACCCCAGACTTCTCCAGTCAGAGGAAACCCCATGGACAGTACATCACTGCCCAGCTCCATCTGAGGGATATAGGGAAAGAGATGAACCTGACTTTGGGCGATGGACACTACTATGGAGGGTTCTACAATGCTCCTTTACAGAATGGCAGAGACTATTACGTCATATTACGAGCTGTCAGTCAATGGGGAGGG GCTTTCAAGCACTCTTGTGTTATTTGGGCAAAAGTGAGAG ATATATCCTACATAATGAAGGTTTCATCGCTTTTTGCTGGAGGATCAATTGGAGTCTTTGCTTTGGGCATTTTTCTGggacactgttacacctg GTTTTGTAAGAAGACAAGACAGTCATCGTGA
- the LOC115164783 gene encoding mothers against decapentaplegic homolog 2 isoform X1, producing MSSILPFTPPVVKRLLGWKKSASGAGGGEQNSQEEKWCEKAVKSLVKKLKKTGQLDELEKAITTQNCNTKCVTIPSNCSEIWGLSTPNTIEQWDTSGLYSYPDQTRSLDGRLQVSHRKGLPHVIYCRLWRWPDLHSHHELRAIEACEYAFHLKKDEVCINPYHYQRVETPVLPPVLVPRHSEILTELPPLDDYTHSIPENTNFPAGIEPPNNYIPETPPPGYISEDGEASDQPMNQSMDTGSPADLSPGTLSPVNHSMDLQPVTYSEPAFWCSIAYYELNQRVGETFHASQPSLTVDGFTDPSNSERFCLGLLSNVNRNATVEMTRRHIGRGVRLYYIGGEVFAECLSDSAIFVQSPNCNQRYGWHPATVCKIPPGCNLKIFNNQEFAALLAQSVNQGFEAVYQLTRMCTIRMSFVKGWGAEYRRQTVTSTPCWIELHLNGPLQWLDKVLTQMGSPSVRCSSMS from the exons ATGTCCTCCATCTTGCCTTTCACCCCTCCAGTAGTTAAGAGGCTCCTGGGGTGGAAGAAGTCAGCCAGTGGCGCCGGGGGAGGAGAGCAGAACAGCCAGGAGGAGAAGTGGTGTGAGAAGGCTGTCAAGAGCCTGGTGAAGAAGCTGAAGAAGACTGGACAGCTGGACGAGCTGGAGAAGGCCATCACCACCCAGAACTGCAACACCAAGTGTGTCACCATTCCCAG CAATTGCTCTGAAATATGGGGACTGAGTACACCAAATACGATAGAACAGTGGGATACCTCAGGCCTATACAGCTACCCTGACCAAACCAG ATCCCTGGATGGGCGCCTGCAGGTCTCACACAGAAAGGGTCTTCCTCATGTCATCTACTGCCGCTTGTGGCGATGGCCTGACCTGCACAGCCACCATGAGCTGCGTGCCATCGAGGCCTGCGAGTACGCCTTCCACCTCAAGAAGGATGAGGTCTGCatcaacccctaccactaccagaGGGTGGAGACCCCAG TTCTGCCACCTGTCCTTGTGCCAAGACACTCGGAAATTCTGACAGAACTGCCCCCATTGGATGACTACACTCATTCCATACCTGAGAACACAAACTTTCCTGCAGGGATCGAGCCTCCAAATAACTACATACCAG AAACGCCACCACCTGGATACATAAGTGAGGATGGGGAAGCCAGCGATCAACCGATGAATCAAAGTATGGACACAG GTTCTCCTGCTGATTTGTCCCCTGGCACCCTCTCACCTGTCAATCATAGCATGG acCTGCAGCCGGTGACCTACTCTGAGCCTGCGTTCTGGTGCTCAATAGCTTACTATGAGCTGAACCAGCGTGTTGGAGAGACCTTCCACGCCTCACAGCCCTCTCTGACAGTGGACGGTTTTACAGACCCTTCCAACTCGGAGCGTTTCTGTCTGGGCCTGCTCTCCAACGTCAACAGGAACGCCACTGTTGAGATGACCAGGAGGCATATAG GACGAGGAGTCAGGCTGTATTATATTGGTGGTGAGGTGTTTGCTGAGTGTCTCAGTGATAGCGCCATCTTTGTTCAAAGTCCAAACTGCAACCAGCGGTATGGGTGGCACCCAGCAACCGTGTGCAAAATCCCTCCAG GTTGTAACCTGAAGATCTTCAACAACCAGGAGTTTGCCGCCCTGCTGGCACAGTCCGTGAACCAGGGCTTTGAGGCTGTATACCAGCTCACCAGGATGTGCACCATCCGCATGAGTTTTGTCAAAGGCTGGGGGGCTGAATACAG ACGGCAGACTGTCACAAGCACTCCCTGCTGGATTGAACTGCATTTGAATGGACCTCTTCAATGGCTGGACAAAGTGTTGACTCAGATGGGTTCCCCTTCTGTACGCTGCTCCAGTATGTCATAA
- the LOC115164783 gene encoding mothers against decapentaplegic homolog 2 isoform X2 has translation MSSILPFTPPVVKRLLGWKKSASGAGGGEQNSQEEKWCEKAVKSLVKKLKKTGQLDELEKAITTQNCNTKCVTIPSNCSEIWGLSTPNTIEQWDTSGLYSYPDQTRSLDGRLQVSHRKGLPHVIYCRLWRWPDLHSHHELRAIEACEYAFHLKKDEVCINPYHYQRVETPVLPPVLVPRHSEILTELPPLDDYTHSIPENTNFPAGIEPPNNYIPETPPPGYISEDGEASDQPMNQSSPADLSPGTLSPVNHSMDLQPVTYSEPAFWCSIAYYELNQRVGETFHASQPSLTVDGFTDPSNSERFCLGLLSNVNRNATVEMTRRHIGRGVRLYYIGGEVFAECLSDSAIFVQSPNCNQRYGWHPATVCKIPPGCNLKIFNNQEFAALLAQSVNQGFEAVYQLTRMCTIRMSFVKGWGAEYRRQTVTSTPCWIELHLNGPLQWLDKVLTQMGSPSVRCSSMS, from the exons ATGTCCTCCATCTTGCCTTTCACCCCTCCAGTAGTTAAGAGGCTCCTGGGGTGGAAGAAGTCAGCCAGTGGCGCCGGGGGAGGAGAGCAGAACAGCCAGGAGGAGAAGTGGTGTGAGAAGGCTGTCAAGAGCCTGGTGAAGAAGCTGAAGAAGACTGGACAGCTGGACGAGCTGGAGAAGGCCATCACCACCCAGAACTGCAACACCAAGTGTGTCACCATTCCCAG CAATTGCTCTGAAATATGGGGACTGAGTACACCAAATACGATAGAACAGTGGGATACCTCAGGCCTATACAGCTACCCTGACCAAACCAG ATCCCTGGATGGGCGCCTGCAGGTCTCACACAGAAAGGGTCTTCCTCATGTCATCTACTGCCGCTTGTGGCGATGGCCTGACCTGCACAGCCACCATGAGCTGCGTGCCATCGAGGCCTGCGAGTACGCCTTCCACCTCAAGAAGGATGAGGTCTGCatcaacccctaccactaccagaGGGTGGAGACCCCAG TTCTGCCACCTGTCCTTGTGCCAAGACACTCGGAAATTCTGACAGAACTGCCCCCATTGGATGACTACACTCATTCCATACCTGAGAACACAAACTTTCCTGCAGGGATCGAGCCTCCAAATAACTACATACCAG AAACGCCACCACCTGGATACATAAGTGAGGATGGGGAAGCCAGCGATCAACCGATGAATCAAA GTTCTCCTGCTGATTTGTCCCCTGGCACCCTCTCACCTGTCAATCATAGCATGG acCTGCAGCCGGTGACCTACTCTGAGCCTGCGTTCTGGTGCTCAATAGCTTACTATGAGCTGAACCAGCGTGTTGGAGAGACCTTCCACGCCTCACAGCCCTCTCTGACAGTGGACGGTTTTACAGACCCTTCCAACTCGGAGCGTTTCTGTCTGGGCCTGCTCTCCAACGTCAACAGGAACGCCACTGTTGAGATGACCAGGAGGCATATAG GACGAGGAGTCAGGCTGTATTATATTGGTGGTGAGGTGTTTGCTGAGTGTCTCAGTGATAGCGCCATCTTTGTTCAAAGTCCAAACTGCAACCAGCGGTATGGGTGGCACCCAGCAACCGTGTGCAAAATCCCTCCAG GTTGTAACCTGAAGATCTTCAACAACCAGGAGTTTGCCGCCCTGCTGGCACAGTCCGTGAACCAGGGCTTTGAGGCTGTATACCAGCTCACCAGGATGTGCACCATCCGCATGAGTTTTGTCAAAGGCTGGGGGGCTGAATACAG ACGGCAGACTGTCACAAGCACTCCCTGCTGGATTGAACTGCATTTGAATGGACCTCTTCAATGGCTGGACAAAGTGTTGACTCAGATGGGTTCCCCTTCTGTACGCTGCTCCAGTATGTCATAA